The DNA region ATgttgctatgaagtgataggcCAATTCAGGCCACTAAACAACATTACTTGAGTGACTTAGGTGGTTATTCCCTTATAAACAAGGTGAAGCAACACATTATTTTACAGAAGCGCTGGGCCATTTGTTCCATAGCAGAAGCAGTACACATCACCTTTTACAAGCCATTTTGGTTTTCCAGAAACTCATCCTTCATTTCAGTGTCAATCAGAAACCAGGCTTAAGACCTCATGAACCTTATATTCCCATGCTTAGTCATGGATGATGAACAGAGGAAAGTGTGATGGTGACAACACTGGATGCCTCAAACTTTCAACTCACCTGTCACATGACATGCTCTGGAAGGATTAGCTATTCAATGAGTAATTTTTCAGATGATGTAAATCATCAAGTATTCATTTCAAGGGGGAAAgcagacaggaagaaagaaaagcacctaTCAGAGATGCTGGTATTGCTGCCTCAGCAGCTGAATCCACCAATCTTGGGTTCTCATTTCAATGGGCAACCACAACTCCAGGAATCAACAGCTTGTCATGGGGGTCATCAGCTCCTGGCCAGGGTATATAAAGGgcccagagcaggaggaagacaCTCACACCTGAGAACACTCAACTCCTCTCACCACCTCAACCCCACTCAGCCCCGCACACCACCATGACCGGCTCCTGCTGCGGCCCCATCGTCTCCTCCCTGAGCTGTGGCGGAGGCTGCCTCCAGCCCTGTTTCTACCGCGACCCCTGCTGCTGCCGCCCAGTGTCCTGCCAGACCACCGTGAGCCGGCCCGTGACCTGCGTGCCCCGCTGCACGCGCCCCATCTGCGAGCCCTGCCGCCGCCCAGTCTGCTGCGACCCCTGCGGCCTGCAGGAGGGCTGCTGCCGGCCCATCACCTGCTGCCCCTCGTCCTGCCAGGCCGTGGTCTGCCGGCCCTGCTGCTGGGCCACCACGAGCTGCCAGCCCATCTCTGTGCAGTCCCCGTGCTGCCGGCCCACCTGCTGCCGGCCCGCCCCCTGCCGCACCACCTGCCGCACCTGCAGGACCTCCCCCTGCTGCTGAGTAGCCCTGCAGGAAATCGCCCCAGGAATTCAGAAACATGTGCCAGCCCTTCCCACCCCTGATGGATCAGATGAGAGATACCACTTTTGGAACCTACCTGCTTGCAACAACTAACTGAGCATTAACTGTTTATCCCTTTTCCCACATAAATCCGTAGCTAATCCTGGCCTTCTTtgaccatctttaaaaaaattccagctttcaggatttgaattctcagcttgaaaaaaaaaaatgaataaacaaagatCAAAGTTGCTCATGAATAGAGCCCTAGTCCACTGACTCATCATCACTTCTCTACTATTTCAAGATGAGATATTTTTCTAGGATAATATTACATTTATCCTGCGGCTTTGCAatggtaaaataataaatttttgtttctcaaaagcaaatgtgtttctttattgtttattaatcttcaaaagttcatttttaagCTTGTGTTATGATACGTGGGGTCAGAAGAAACAAGTGAAGAAAGATTTTCCAAgggccattttttaattttaggaacaATTCAGGCACAAGTTCTCTAATTTTAATAGCAATCCAAATAATTTAGAACCTCTTACATGAAGCACTTCATATTTCAAGTCAAAGTTTTCATTCATGCTGAGGAAGTGGAGAGTTGATAGGAAGTCTCTCTGATCCCAAACTTGACTAATGAATCATTCTCACATCTGTGGTAAGGGGGAGAAAACctaagtcctaaatattcattggaaggactgatgctgaaactggagcTCCAAtgttttgaccacctgatgcgaagagccgattcactggaaaagatcctgatgctgatagagactgaaggcaaaaggagaaaagggcagcagaggatgagcggttagacagcatcaccaactcaatgggcatgaacgtgagcaaactctgggaaatagcaaAGGACGgagtagcctggcgtgctgcagtccatggggtcacaaagagtcagacaccacttggcggctgaacaacaacagcctaAGTCAGAATCCCATTTGTTCCCTGACTTAGAGAACTGTGCAGTGATTAATATCAATTGGTACCTggaattcctaaccactgaaatGCCTGTCCCAGAAGAACCAATATGCCATATTTTCCAGAATCCCTCCAGCCAAGGAAGGAGAAATGTAGCTTGGCTAGAACCATTTCTAATTTAGAACTCTAAACAATTTTACTATCAAAACCATGCCaatgtatttgaaataataaCATTAATCCACACTGGATATGTTTTTGTGGCTTTTAAATACTTGTAGGCTGGTCAGGAAACTAGCCACTATTGTTATCCTGAGAAATAATGTATTGACTTCCTGACATCTGATCTTAAAGAGTTTTGGGAATGTGCTATTTATACACCTGGTCTCATCTACTTGCCCAGCTACAGGAATCAGGCAAGGAAATCTTTGTGAAGACCCAGATCTTGACTGACTTTGTTCACTGCTGGATTCCCATTGACCAGCACAATACTTGATACATAGTATATGATCAGAAATTATTTACTAcataattgaatgaataaattctaaGGAGTTGGGAGACAGAAAGATTTCATTACACCCCAGTTCTCTTCTCAGGCTGGACATGTGCATTTTTACAGTAGAACAATAAGCCATCTCTTGAAGAgaagtagttttcttttctttttttttttaatctctgtgccTGACTTTTTCttcaatgattattttatttatttttttcctgtttatttatttattttttttttactttacaatattgtagtggtttttgccatacattgacatgaatcagccatggatttacatgtgttccccatcccgatccccactcccacctctctctccaccccatccctcttggtcttcccagtgcaccagccctgagcacttgtctcatgcttccaacctgggctggtgatctctttcacccttgatagtatacttgtttcaatgctgttctctcagaacatcccaccctcgccttctcccacagagagtctaaaagtctgttctgtacatatgtgtctctttttctgttttgcatatagggttattgttaccatctttttaaattccatatatatgtgttagtatactgtattggtctttatctttctggcttacttcacacagtataatgggctccagtttcatccatctcattagaactgattcaaatgaattctttttaatagctgagtaatattccatagtgtatatatatcacaactTCCTTAATAAAGTTCCTTCCTGGAATAAAGTTTTCTCAAGAAGTagctcattatttttaaaacctttaccGATTGTcagtatatacaatggaatttcCTCTTAATTAAGTTTGacacttttgttgttcagtcgctaagtcgtctgactctttgtgaccccatggactacagcacactagacttccctgtccttcactagctcccagagtttgctcaaattcatgtccattgagtcagtgatgctacttACTGTCTCAtcatctgccaccctcttctccctcttctccttttgcctccaatctatccctagcatcagggtcttttccaatgagtcagctgttcgcatcaggtggccaaagtatttgacaGTTTACTGGTTTACAGTTCAAAAGTCCAATTTCTATCTTTATAttcttgatctttgttttttattaataatttttaaaattattttcttcaattctCTCACtaaactttgttttcattttctcagaatTTTCCTCCTCAACCTTCTAGAGACTTGCTCATCTTGTCGTGTTTTCTCAGATGTAGAATGTTCTGTTTGATCCCAAGCTCATCATTACTATTGGATCATGTTTGTTGCACCATACACCATACCCTGGTCAGCCACAGTGGCTGGTGCAGGTCTGGATAAGCCTGCAAGGAATTGTGTGGGCAGAATACTTGAAAAGAAGGCTTAAATTGCAGCCTTCAGCCACAGATCTAGAACAGACTTGGATGTAAAGCACAGGTCCGAACCAAGCAAATccagaggcagagaaaaaaaaaaacaaaactgctgaGTGACATGATTTTCCTGCAGACCCTGACAATTTGAAATAATTGAAAATCACAAGGGGCCTGTAAGCAGAAGGAAGCCTAGTACATGGGGGACACTGAAGCAAGAGACAGTGGGGTGAAGGCAGGGCGGGCTTGAGACCACCTCGGGCTGTGGGACCTATACCTGGGGGGATTCATCgtgctggcaggctgcagccttCATCTAGATGGTGGTTCTGTTTGTAGTGCCTCAGGACCACTCAACTATGTCCAACTTTAATACTTTTTCCTTAGAGTGTGTTTTGGAATTCTAAGAAGGCTCTGTGGGAGATAATTCCTCAGATTCCTGAGGATACTAATTAAGATGTAGAGTTCTTCCAGATGACTCTCAAAATTAGCCATTTCACACacaagaacaatttttaaaataatgtgtcgTTGAAATTCCTAAATAAAGCAGACATTCCTTATTGACAGGGAGTGAGGTTTTCACAGTTTCATTCTTCAACTCCTTAGGCTTACAATGTTGCCATAGATTGGAATAACTAATAACTATTGGAATAACTACTGGCTCCAACACTAGCagatgaccttaggcaagtcacttatctggctttatgtgtaaaataagagATATAACAATAACTACCTCAcaggatttctttttattgaagtagagttaattcacaatgttgtatcattttcaagtgtacagcaaagcagtccaat from Cervus canadensis isolate Bull #8, Minnesota chromosome 1, ASM1932006v1, whole genome shotgun sequence includes:
- the LOC122442139 gene encoding keratin, high-sulfur matrix protein, IIIA3-like; the encoded protein is MTGSCCGPIVSSLSCGGGCLQPCFYRDPCCCRPVSCQTTVSRPVTCVPRCTRPICEPCRRPVCCDPCGLQEGCCRPITCCPSSCQAVVCRPCCWATTSCQPISVQSPCCRPTCCRPAPCRTTCRTCRTSPCC